One Pectinophora gossypiella chromosome 9, ilPecGoss1.1, whole genome shotgun sequence genomic region harbors:
- the LOC126369691 gene encoding venom allergen 5-like, which translates to MMSLVLFVLGGILFSTTEGCGYGKQMIKSGGLSAYEKQAIVDAHNRLRQSVALGLVSSQPPAANMMEMMWDEELAATAQRWADQCTPAHDSASQREVGRWPVGQNLAATWTTRPPTDAGDSEPDFLKQINAWFDEVHIYYFRPISGGHGTGHYSQLVWGETSHIGCGFTFYYDQTRGYTKLYVCNYGPGGNVIGSNPYEKGSPSCNAYGLSDSRKYSGLCSASFTTSSSYQTVDNTNSYISNVIPDSNTQYDFQFTNQYYNNYDNQYNNQYQYQYQQPETYYQTETTEASTFRPLISIFKTATNLFTKPKSGSGFRFGTLYNV; encoded by the exons ATGATGTCCTTAGTGTTGTTCGTTCTGGGAGGTATCCTCTTCTCAACAACAGAAGGCTGCGGCTATGGAAAACAAATGATAA AATCTGGAGGATTGTCGGCGTACGAGAAGCAAGCTATAGTCGACGCGCACAATCGGCTTAGGCAATCCGTTGCACTTGGTCTGGTCTCCAGTCAACCTCCGGCCGCCAATATGATGGAAATG atgTGGGATGAAGAATTGGCGGCAACGGCACAACGCTGGGCTGATCAGTGTACTCCTGCCCACGACAGTGCTTCTCAACGAGAAGTTGGTCGTTGGCCCGTGGGTCAGAACCTCGCCGCCACCTGGACTACTCGCCCCCCAACTGACGCTGGAGACTCCGAACCAGATTTCTTGAAGCAGATCAACGCCTGGTTCGATGAGGTCCACATCTACTACTTCAGACCCATTAGCGGTGGTCACGGCACTGGACATTACTCTCAG TTGGTATGGGGCGAGACATCTCACATCGGCTGCGGATTCACTTTCTACTATGACCAGACCCGTGGATACACCAAACTCTACGTCTGCAACTATGGCCCTGGCGGCAACGTCATCGGATCCAACCCTTACGAGAAGGGATCTCCTTCTTGCAACGCCTATGGCCTTTCAGACTCCAGGAAATACTCTGGTCTTTGCT CGGCTAGTTTTACGACCAGCTCCAGCTACCAAACTGTTGACAACACCAACAGCTACATCTCCAACGTCATTCCCGACAGCAACACGCAATACGACTTCCAGTTCACCAACCAGTATTACAACAACTACGACAACCAATACAACAACCAGTACCAGTATCAATACCAGCAACCCGAGACCTACTACCAAACCGAGACCACTGAGGCTTCCACCTTCAGACCTCTCATCAGCATCTTCAAGACTGCCACGAATTTGTTCACTAAGCCTAAGTCAGGTTCTGGGTTCAGATTTGGTACACTCTACAACGTATAG